TTTTATGAGATTTAAAAACAAAGATAGATAAATATTTTTGACCTTGCATTCGAACACATTCGTCAAACTCGAAAGATTGTTAGCCAAAATAGAACTGTTTTTGTGCAACTTTACAGGTTATTAAACGTATCATTACTGTAATAATTTAGCAATATATCACTTTCGATTGTTAGCTGCTAATATTATTAAACTGAAAAAATCATTAATTATATGAGACTTGTTTTTTCCGGTATTTCACTAATGTGGATAGGTATAGTGATGTTTTTATCTTTAATGAATCCCACTTATAGTGAAGTGTCGCTTTTTCCCAATAGTGATAAGATAGTTCACTTTTTGATGTATGGTATTATGACTACGTTTTTCCTCTCATGCTTACAGTTAGAGAGGGGTATTTCACAATCAGTGATATTTTTAACCGCAATCATGGCTGCAATTGTTTTCGGAGGATTGATGGAATTAGCACAAGAGTTTTTGACAACCACTAATCATGCGAGTTTTTGGGATTTTGTGGCAAGTGGAGTTGGAGCTATAGTTGCTGCTTTAGTCTATAAACGTTGGTTGTGGAAAGCGATTGGGCAAAATTTTGCAACTTCAGTTGTAAAACAATAAACTATATCAAACAATCCTGCAGATAGTTGCATTATCGGTAGGCTTCATTTTTTCATAATCAAACTGTGTAATTAAATTTACTCCTGGAGTTTTCTCAATCTCAAAACTGCCGAATTTCTTGTCAACATTTAGTGCTTTGGCTCCGTTTATTGTCCCCCATTTTAGCAGTTCGTCAAATGAAAAATTTGTTTTCTCGAGCAAAAACAATATTTCGTTAAATATTGACAAATCTGTATTTGAAGCCAGACTATCTGTCCCTATACAAATTGGTACTTTATCACTCCATTGGCTGTAGTCTGGTAAAAGGCTATTAATAAACATGTTTGAACGAGGGCAGGTTACGGCAAACAGAGATATATTGTTTTCATGGGCAGTGTTAAGTGCTAAATCCCAATCATTTGCTGTGGCGTGTGTATTGTGCACTGATAGTAGCTGGCTGTTATTAATATCCTGCAGCATTAATTGAAACGGGTGTTTAGTATTGTTTGCGATATCAATAATGCCCAGTGAGTTATATAACGATTTTAGGGATTGTTGGCTATCGTTCAATTTTTCTTGTTCTATACTGTTCTCTAAAATGTGTATACTAAGAAGCTGATTGTTTTCGGTTGTGTAGATTTTGCGTAAAAGACTTTTGCTTAACGAGTAGGATGCATGTGGTGTTATGGTAGATGCTAAATTTCTTTGCTTATAAGCATTGCAAACAGATACTCCTTTATTATATATATCTGCCGATTTTTGTTGCACAAGCCCAAATAGTTCTACAAAAGTGTGATAATAGATTTTACTCGAAGCCTTTATCTCTAATGTATCAAGAGTATTGCTAATGTCGCCAACAGCCACAATGCCTTGGTTGTACATCAGTTTGTCGTATTGTTCGGCATATTCGACAATTTTTGCTATTCCGGTTTTTGGTCGTGTTATCATCGATTGTAAGAAGCTGCGCATACCTGTTCCTTGTTTGAAAAAGCCTTTAAGGTGTGATAACTCTAAATGTGTGTGCGCATTTACAAATCCTGGGACAATTACACCACTGTAATATTCGCATCCATGCTCCTCGATCATCTCTCCTCCGTTATCTTTTATTTTAACAATAGTATTATTGTCGTCTAAATATATGATGCCATATTTTATTGGTGGAGAGACAATTGGATAAATATATGTGGCGGCTATTTTTCTCATTTCTCGTTTTGATAAGTATATTTAATCTTCCTTTCCCCTGTTTGTGATTGGTTATCAACAAGTTTTTTAATAGCACCAAAATGTAGTCCACAATCAAAGCATTTGTCGTGATATGGATTGCGTTTTGTTCCGCAAGCAGGGCAGACGTTTGGATTTTTAAGCCACTCCAATTGTTCTTTTGTGGCTTTTTCGGGCAAAAACTTTAAACTTTCGGGAATAACAGAATCTACGATTTTATATACACGCTTATCGTACACCACTTTAATTGCAATAAGGGTAAGCGGAACGAAAAACAGCAACATTATCCATACGCCCAATGGCAAAAGCTTGTAAAGCAGCGCAATAATTATTACACTTATAAATGCATAACTAAATAGATTGTGCATTTTAGTTTTATAGTTTATTCCATTGTTGGTAACAAATAGGCTAATATTCAGTTGATTATATCTTATCGTTGCGTGGGTGTTGTTATTGGTACTTTCATCAACTTCGATATCAAAGCCTTTGCTTTTGCACAATTCTTCTATACTGCATAGCTCAGGTGTAGAGTTTGTTTCTATAAACCCACTAATTGTCATACTTAAGTTGTTTCTGCTATGCTATGCTTAAATTACTTTTTGTTAATAAAATATCTTCTTAGTTCCATTTCGGTATATGGTTCCGGAACAGAGTCGGGGGAGCTATTTATTTCGCGTTTTATAAGTCCCACGTCAGGTGCGTACGACTCGCGACATACCCACGAGTTTTCATTCTCTTGTCCGATAAATTCAACCACCACTATAACGGAATCGAACACGGTTTGACCGTTCGTGCCAACACCTTGAGACAAAGTTACTGACGCAGATGCTTCAACCACCTTTCTAAAAACTTCTTGTCCTTCCCAGTGATTAACCACCCATGCCGCGCCAGGTGTTGTTTTTAGTAGGGTTTTGATTGGCACAAGTGTGCTGTTTTGTGTTATATTATACTTAAACACATATTCGTTGTTAATACGGGGAACAAAAACATACTCCGACTGTGCCATATTCCCCAACTCTTTGTAGTATATATGTTTGTGATATCCGGGATCTACTTTTACTGTTGTGCCGTTAGAGTAAACCCAATAGCTTTCAGGATATGCAGGAAAATATTTTTCCGGAAAAATAAATGGATAATTGGTCTCTTCGCAACCAAATGCAAACAAAAGTACTATTCCAATAAATATTATCTTCTTCATTGCGGTTAAGATTTCTTAGGTGAATCATTCTTAATCAGGAAACCTTTGTTTTTATAATAAATGTAAATCAGTAATCCTATTCCGAACAAAATAAACGGGAGGCTTAACCACTGCCCGATATTCAAGACCATACCGGCTTCATGTGCAACTTGGTCTTCTTTGATGAACTCTACGAAAAATCTCATAGTAAACAGCAATGTCAGAAACAGTCCAAAAAGTACACCGTTGTGCAATTGTTTGTGCTTTGAAACAAATAGTTTGTACAGTAAAAAGAAGATTAATAGTGCGGCTAATCCTTCATAAATCTGCGTTGGGTGCTTTGGAACAGTCTCACCAGCCCTGACAAAAATAAATCCCCATGGCAACGTAGTCTCAATTCCGTATATCTCGCTGTTGAAAAGATTGCCCATTCTGATTAATAATCCCCCTAAAGCCACAACCACTACAACTCGGTCGAGAATATTTATCATAGGTATTTTAAATTTTCTTGAGAAAAGATACAAAGCCATCAAGATACCAACCGCTCCGCCATGACTCGATAATCCGCCATGCCAAATCTTTAATATTTCAGCAGGGTTGCTAAGATAGTAATCAGCTTCGTAAAAGAAACAGTGTCCAAGCCGAGCCCCGATAACTGTACCTATAAAAAAATACATAGCCAAAGAATCTAATACTTTGATACTCAATCCGTCCATTTTAATAAAACGTTTCAGAATGAGATATCCGAAAAAGAAAGTGGCGGCAAACAAAAGTCCATACCAACGTAAAGAGAATGAACCTATTGTAAATATTTCGGGACTAACATCCCATATGATATAACCTATCATAGTTTGTGTGGTTTTTATTTTATTATCTTAATCTTCATTTTAATATCCTCCACAGGTCTGTCGGCTTGTCCTGTCTGTTGTGCTGCTATTAAATCTATTACATCCAACCCCTCGACAACTTCGCCAAAAACTGTGTAAGCTCCGTCTAAGTGTGGAGTTCCTCCAATTTCTGAATAGATTTGGATTTGCTCATCGCTATATTTAAATGGCTTATACTCAGGTGATCTTTGTATTATTTCGACAATTGGATTAATAATTTCGTTGATTGAATCATATTGTTGGGTTTCTTGAAACGATCTTATTTTTGCTTCAATTTCTGGGTTTCCTGCAATATATTGACCAACCAATCTTTGCATTTGCGGTTGAT
This region of Bacteroidales bacterium genomic DNA includes:
- the lgt gene encoding prolipoprotein diacylglyceryl transferase; the encoded protein is MIGYIIWDVSPEIFTIGSFSLRWYGLLFAATFFFGYLILKRFIKMDGLSIKVLDSLAMYFFIGTVIGARLGHCFFYEADYYLSNPAEILKIWHGGLSSHGGAVGILMALYLFSRKFKIPMINILDRVVVVVALGGLLIRMGNLFNSEIYGIETTLPWGFIFVRAGETVPKHPTQIYEGLAALLIFFLLYKLFVSKHKQLHNGVLFGLFLTLLFTMRFFVEFIKEDQVAHEAGMVLNIGQWLSLPFILFGIGLLIYIYYKNKGFLIKNDSPKKS
- the vanZ gene encoding VanZ family protein yields the protein MRLVFSGISLMWIGIVMFLSLMNPTYSEVSLFPNSDKIVHFLMYGIMTTFFLSCLQLERGISQSVIFLTAIMAAIVFGGLMELAQEFLTTTNHASFWDFVASGVGAIVAALVYKRWLWKAIGQNFATSVVKQ
- a CDS encoding amidohydrolase family protein, with translation MRKIAATYIYPIVSPPIKYGIIYLDDNNTIVKIKDNGGEMIEEHGCEYYSGVIVPGFVNAHTHLELSHLKGFFKQGTGMRSFLQSMITRPKTGIAKIVEYAEQYDKLMYNQGIVAVGDISNTLDTLEIKASSKIYYHTFVELFGLVQQKSADIYNKGVSVCNAYKQRNLASTITPHASYSLSKSLLRKIYTTENNQLLSIHILENSIEQEKLNDSQQSLKSLYNSLGIIDIANNTKHPFQLMLQDINNSQLLSVHNTHATANDWDLALNTAHENNISLFAVTCPRSNMFINSLLPDYSQWSDKVPICIGTDSLASNTDLSIFNEILFLLEKTNFSFDELLKWGTINGAKALNVDKKFGSFEIEKTPGVNLITQFDYEKMKPTDNATICRIV